The genome window GCGACAGATGCCCAATTCGAGCGTCTAACTAATATTGTGGTAAGTGGCCTGATTTGTGCCTAAATATCCCTACACATTAATTAACAGCTCCTCTAGTGGGATTTTACCCTTCTAAAGATAAGATTGGGGGGAGAGCGATCGATATTAGCTCACTTTCGCTGCTTGCCCAGCGGCGGTAATCTAAGAGCAACTGGTACATCAACCTCTGTTTGACGCTCAGCAGTACGCTCTTGAGCAAAGCATTCCCCGTTGTTTCTAAAATGGGTTTGGGCGTCAGCCAAAACGGCGGCGGTAGTTCTACTTGCACTTCCAAATCCGCTTTTCCCTTCAAGTATGCTACCCCGCTGCTTTGGTGTACACAAAGCTTTCCTTTGAGATTGAGAGCAAAGCGATCGTTGATATAACCCACGCCCCGAATTTCGCAGGCGACGGACTCCAAATTGATTGTGCCGTCCGCCTGTGCCCACACCCTCATGTCTACTGTGGGTTGAATGCTCAGCATCATAAATTGTAACGGTCGCATTTTTAGGCGGAAACAGTCATCGCTTAGCTGTTGTGTGCGACTTCGATCGACAAGGGCGTTCACCAGTCGCCTCGGCTGGCGCAGATAATGTTGAATGGGAACCCGTTCCTCTGGTACGGCGAGTTCAACGAATTGGGAAGCATTAAAGCGGGTATACATGAGAAAATATCAAAATATAGGATTCCTAAGCATATCTTAATAAAGTATCACCTTTTTTAAGGTGACATACGTCGAGCCCTAAGTCACGAACCCAGCCATGTCAACCGAGAAATCACCGATAAAAGCTTTCGGGACATAGATAATTTTTCATCATACTTCCTAGCTGATGAGAGTAAAGCAAACATTTGTAACCTAAAATTGCCTCTAAATGAAAATTTCGTTAGCGCAGCCCTCGAAGAGGATCGCACATCTCGGCCCTGTTGGTACAAATGCAGAAACAGCGGCTCTAGCTTATGTCAATTGGTTGAGCCTGGAAACTAACTTGGAATGCACCCTGTGTCCTTATTCCACCATTTCTCAAGCACTAGAGGCATCTGCCGTAGGGCAGGTTGACTACTCAGTGGTGCCCGTCGAAAATTCGATCGAAGGCAGCGTGACTGTCACCTTAGATACACTCTGGCGACTGGATCAACTCCGCATTCAACACGCCTTAGTTTTGCCAATTTCCCACGCGCTAGTGTCTAAGGCTAAAAATTTTAACGAGATCCACAAAGTTTACTCTCACCCGCAAGCGCTAGCTCAGTGTCAGGTATGGTTGGGGCAGTTTATTCCCTCAGCTCAATTAATTCCGGCGAATTCTACCACGGAAGCATTGCAATATCTGGAAGATAGAAATGTAGCAGCGATATCTTCGCCAAGAGCTGCTGAACTTTACCATTTGCCAGTGTTAGCTCAACCCATTAATGATTATCCCGATAATTACACTCGATTTTGGGTACTCAGCAGGAGTTTTGGAGAAATCGCCAACGTAGAACCAGGGGAGCGCTCATCCCTTAAATCCATTACACAATCTGCTTCTAAGTTGATCCTCGATGCTTCACCGTCTAATTGCACCCATACCTCACTAGCTTTTAGCGTACCTGCCAATAGGCCGGGAGCGCTGGTAAAACCTTTGCAAGTATTTGCCAGTCGCGGTATTAATTTAAGTCGGATTGAATCTAGACCGACTAAAAGATCGCTCGGAGAATATATTTTCTTTATGGACGTTGAGGCTAACGCCTGCGAAGCATTTGTGCGATCGGCACTGGAAGAGTTAAAAAATCACACCGAAACTTTAAAAATCTTTGGCTGCTACAGCTTACTGTCGGTAGTATAATTTCTTTTTATGTACTATACTTTTTAAGTAAAACTTAGGAGGCTGGGGAGATGAATGCTGATGAACTTCTCAAGCGATACGCAGCCGGAGAAAGAAATTTTCATGAAACCAACTTGAAAGAGGCTTCTTTGCGAGAAGCTTTCCTAATTCACATTAATCTAGCCTGCGCGAATCTCCAAGAAATAAATTTTTCTATGGCAAACCTAAAAGAGGCAAACTTAATAGGTGCCAAGCTCAAGCATGCTTGCCTGGTGATGACAAACCTCAATGGGGCTAACCTGATGGATGCAGATCTAACTTTCGCAAGATTAACAGGATCTGACCTGATTGAAGCAAACTTGGAAAAAGCCAACTTGAGCGACACCAAAATGATTGGTGTTAATTTGAGCGGAGCCTCCTTGTACGCCGCAAACTTGATGGAAGCGAATCTCCTAGATGCTTGCTTGGAGAATGCAAACCTCGAAAAAGCCAATCTAACCGAGGCTAAACTGCGGGGAGCGAGTCTGATCGAAGCTAACTTGAGAAACGCTTTTTTGTGTGAAAGTAACCTTGAGGGCGCAGACTTGAGAGGAGCTGACTTGAGGGGTGCTAATTTGAGCGGGGCATTTTTGTGCGGCGCTAATCTCGAAGGAGCTAAGCGAGATCAGAAAACAATTTTCAGTGGGACAATACATTTTTGCGTCAGACAAGTTTGAGATCTCGCAATATATAACCGCAGAATCAGACAACTAAGGACTAAAAAATATACTATTTACTTGGCTGAAAGTGAAGTCTATTTGCTGCTGTACCTTAGCAAAATGAAGCTGCATCTTGAGGATCTCTTTCTTGGAATTAGCTTGAGCAATCTTACTTTCCAAAGCCAGCAAGTTGCGGTTGAGATTTTCTACTCGCACAGTTTGGTAGTCTAAGTCAATTTTTAGTTCTGCAGCGCGATCGAATTGAACCTGCTTGCGAACCGCGGCGAGGCGGACTGAATTTTCATCCTGTGTCTGAAGAGCTAGCAAAGCTCGCTGCTGCCACTGGTTGGCTTGAGATTCAGCTTGATTGTACAGCCACTGAATCCGCAGTTGGGCGGAAATCGCACTGCCAACAGCCTGACGCAGTTCTTTGAGAGGTTCCTGAATTTCTAAGATTAATAATTCCCAAAGATTCATCAGTTCGCTGGTAAATTCTTCCCGTTCTACAGAGGCTACCAGTGCTTCTAACAGCAACAAATTTGGTTGCATTTGCTGCGTAATTGTCTCAAATATTAACTGTGCTTCGGACATTTGCCGATCGTAATTTTTTTCTGAGACTGCACCGGATGAGTGCTTTAATATTTTTTCCGCGCTGTCTAACTCAGCTTCTGAATCTGAACTTGAAGCTACAAATGCCTGTAATTTTTCGCGGGCGATCGAATTCAGCTTTTGTCGAAGCAAATCGCAGGCCGCCCGCTGCACTGGCCCTGTTTCGCTTTGACAAATCTTGATGACTATTTTTAAGCCGGCATCGCCGTAATTCAATGTCTCTCTCAGGGCGGCAATTCGATGTTCGCTGACAGAACTAGACAGCCGATGTTTCACTCCTGCTAGTCCGCCGAGCACTACACCGCCCACAGGAGGTGGCAGTTGACCGCCTCTAACTGCATCGTATGGTTTCGGTTGGTCGTGATTTTCTAACACAAGCATTTACTGCTATAAGGAACCTATCCGAACCTGTTGGAAGTTAAGAATTCAACAGATACCAGTTCCAAAAAATAATGGAACTGTAAGCGCGCGATCCAAACCCTTAGTTCATCAGTCAATCGAAAATCGAAAATCGAAAATCGAATGATTTGCGTGTAATTCTTTTTTCAATGCAGGTCAAACCGATCGTGCTTTTTCCTAGGCAAATTGGCTACTTGAGGGTATCTTTAAGTACAGTCCTGGCTGCCAAGTGATTGCGAGTAGAAGTCAAAATTTCGGTTTCGCGTTCCAATCTCGCAGCAGTATCTTGCAATTCTAAAAGAGTTTGCTGTTCTGTCGCTGCGCCGTAAAGGTAGCTGGCTACCCAGTAGGACAATTCTGTAGGCAAACTGGGAATGTCTTCGGGCAGGTCGATCGGCTGATCCATCAATTTGCTGGAGAGGCGAACTACATCTCTGAGCAGTTGTTCGACATCTTTTCCCAAAGGTCTGAGGTCTTGTTGCGGCGGTGCGTCTTCGATCCATTCTACTAGACCGACTAAATACGGTTTTTCCCGAACGGCGTCGAGCACTCGGAACCGCTGCTGGCCGAGAGTCATAATTTTCATGCGATCGTCGGGGAGGCGCTGGCAGTGAATCACTTCGGCGCAACAGCCAACGGCAGAGACTTTGTTTTGGTTGGGGTCCCACATGAGTACACCGAAACGCCGATCGCCCTCCAGAATCGTATTCATCATGATTCGATAGCGAAACTCGAAGATTTGCAGCGGGAGTGGCCTACCTGGAAATAGAACCACTTCCGGCAACGGAAATAAGGGGAGTTCGCGAACTGCTACAGAGGAAGAGGATGCCATTGTCGCTCAAAAGTGACGGTACTTGCGCTTATTTTTCTTACTTTAACTGATTAAAGGCAATTCCGGGGCAGGAGCGATCGGGCTTTTTCGCTCGCAACGGGAGCGACGGCGAGCTATCTCCGGTGCTGGCAGCTTGACAAAGGCGTTATTTCGTCAAAATGTTAAATATACCTTTTTGCTAAACTCAGTGTTCCTGAAGGCGATGATAGCGACTGCTAAAGGATGGTTTTTGTAGCGATCTCGCCTTAATTAAGAATAATTATTTAAGTTCGTGCCGGAGCAGAAATTATTGCTGATTATTAAGTAATAACTAATATCTCATAACTAATGACTAGGAAAATTTCAACAAAAAGAAGGAACAATTTATTTAATCTTTGTTCCTTCTTTCCGAGTTTTCGATAAGTCAATCTACAGCTTGACTTCGATATCTACGCCGGCGGGCAAATCCAGTTTCATCAAAGCGTCAATTGTTTTGGCCGATGGCTGGTGAATGTCGATGATGCGGCGGTGCGTGCGGGTTTCAAAGTGTTCGCGAGAATCTTTGTCTACGTGGGGCGATCGCAGCAAGCAGTAAATCCGCCGTTTTGTCGGTAGGGGAATCGGGCCGATCGCAGTGGCGGCTGTCCGATTTGCTGTATCTACAATCTTTTCGCAGGATGCGTCTAGAATGCGCCGATCGAAAGCTTTGAGGCGGATGCGAATTTTTTGTTGTTGGATAGCTGCCATTTTAGTTTCTTGAATTTTCGAGGTTCAGTTTGTTGTCTGTTGTCTGTCCTCTATTTGCAGTTGTTTTTGGGCTAACTGCTAACTTCGGACTCATGAGTAATGACTAATCACTAAATAGCAGAAAAGCCTGATTAAATTTGGCGGCTTTTCTGCTATTTAAGCTGTTATCGGAGTCCTACTTGAGGATTTTGGAAACAACGCCGGCGCCGACGGTGCGGCCGCCTTCGCGGATAGCGAAGCGCATTCCTTGTTCGATCGCGATCGGGTGAATCAACTCAACAGTCATTTTGATCCGGTCACCGGGCATCACCATTTCTGCTTCGCTACCGTCATCAGCGGTGAATTGTGCGATCGTGCCGGTCACGTCAGTGGTACGGACGTAGAATTGAGGGCGGTAGCCAGAGAAAAAGGGCGTATGCCGGCCGCCTTCTTCCTTCTTGAGGATGTACACTTCAGATTCAAACTGAGTGTGAGGCATGATGCTTTTCGGCTTGGCAATCACCATTCCGCGTTCAATATCCGTCTTTAAAATCCCCCGCAGCAGTAGACCCACGTTGTCGCCGGCAATGCCTTCTTCCAGAGACTTGGTGAACATTTCCACACCAGTCACCGTAGTGCTGCGAGTGTCCTTAAGACCCACCAATTCCACATTTTCGCCGACTTTAATTGTGCCGCGCTCAATCCGACCAGTAGCAACAGTACCCCGACCAGTAATCGAGAATACGTCTTCTACAGCCATCAAGAAAGGCTTGTCAACTTCGCGTTCTGGGGTGGGGATGTAAGAATCTACTTCTTCCATCAGCTTGTAAATTTTGTCAACCCAGGGATTTTCGCCCTTCTGGATTTTGGGGTTAGCAATCATAGCTTCGAGAGCTTGCAATCCAGAACCTGTCACAATGGGGATGTCATCGCCTGGAAAATCGTAAGAGCTCAGGAGTTCGCGGACTTCCAGTTCCACCAATTCTAGTAGTTCTGCGTCGTCTACCATGTCTTCTTTGTTCAAGAACACAACCAAGCTGGGAACGCCAACTTGTTTAGCCAGCAGGATGTGTTCGCGAGTTTGAGGCATGGGGCCGTCTGCTGCTGATACCACTAAGATACCGCCGTCCATTTGAGCTGCACCGGTGATCATGTTTTTCACGTAGTCAGCGTGTCCGGGGCAATCAACGTGGGCATAGTGCCGAGTTGCGGTTTCGTATTCGACGTGAGCAGTATTAATCGTAATACCCCGTGCTTTTTCTTCAGGTGCGGCGTCAATTTCGTCGTATTTCTTAGCCTTTGCCTGACCTAGTGCAGAGAGAGTCATCGTAATCGCAGCGGTCAAAGTTGTTTTGCCGTGGTCAACGTGACCGATCGTGCCGATGTTTACGTGGGGTTTATTCCGTTCAAATTTTGCGCGTGCCATTCTCGATTTGTTCCTTGTTTCTTTTAGCGATTTTAGATTTTAACATTTTAGATTTTAGACTTTGGATTTCATCCAAAATCCAAAATCTAAAATTCAAAATCGTTAGTTACCTTTGTTCTTAGCGATGATGGCTTCAGCCACATTTCGCGGCACTTCTTCGTAATGGCTGAATTCCATTGTGAAGATGCCTCGACCTTGGGTTTTCGAGCGGATGTCGGTGGCGTAACCAAACATTTCTGCTAGTGGAACTTTTACAGAAACTTTGGCTATCCCCTGATCCGTCTCTTGACCTTCGATCTGACCCCGACGCGAGTTGAGGTCTCCGATGACGTTCCCGATGTAATCTTCGGGAACTTCAACCTCTACTTTCATCATAGGCTCTAGCAGCACTGGCGACGCCTTCATCACGGCTTCTTTGATCGCCATTGAACCGGCGATCTTAAATGCCATTTCTGAGGAGTCTACGTCGTGGAAAGACCCGTCTACCATAGTAGCTTTGAGGTCAATCACGGGATATCCTGCTACAATACCTGATTCGCACGCTTCTTTCATCCCTTGTTCTGCCGGGCCGATGTACTCTTTGGGTACAGTGCCACCAACAATTTTGGAGACAAATTCAAAGCCGCTGCCGACTTCGGTGGGTTCTAGTTCGATCACGACGTGACCGTACTGACCTTTACCGCCGCTTTGGCGGATAAATTTACCTTCGGCGCGGACGGATTTGCGAATCGTTTCGCGGTAGGCTACTTGTGGCTGACCCACGTTCGCTTCTACTTTGAATTCCCGCAGCATCCTGTCTACCAGGATTTCCAGGTGCAGTTCGCCCATACCGGCGATGACTGTCTGGTTGGTTTCAGGGTCAACGTTGACTCGGAAGGTGGGGTCTTCTTCCGAGAGCGACTGGAGGGCTTTGGAGAGCTTCTCCATGTCTTGTTTGGTTTTGGGTTCGACAGCCACCGAGATGACTGGCTCTGGAATAAACAGAGATTCCAGAATCACTGGCGCTCCTTCTTCGCAGAGGGTGTCGCCGGTGAAGGTGTCTTTCAAACCCAAGGCTGCTCCCAAGTCTCCGGCGCGCAGTTCCTCAACTTCTATCCGATCGTCGGCTTTGAGGACAATTAAGCGAGAAACCCGCTCTTTTTTGTCTTTGGTGGAGTTGAGAACGTAGGTGCCTTTTTTGAGGATACCCGAGTAGACCCTAACGAAGGTCAGCCGGCCGTAGGGGTCAGCCATGATTTTGAATGCCAGGGCTGACAGGGGCGCGCTGTCGTCTGCAAATCGTTCTGCGGTGTCGCCGTTGGGCAGGAGTCCTTGAATTGGGGGAACTTCCAAGGGCGACGGCAGGTAGTCGATGACTGCATCCAACAACAACTGAACGCCTTTGTTTTTGAAAGCCGAACCGCAGAGCATGGGGACGATCGTACCTTCGACAGTGCCGTGACGCAGGGCCAAGCGGATTTCGTCTTCGGTTAACTCTTCGCCTTCAAGGTATTTCTCCGTGAGGGCGTCGTTGGTTTCTGCTACGGACTCGATCAGCTTGGTGCGGTATTCTGCTGCTAGCTCTTTTACTTCATCGGGGATTTCTACTTCCTCGATATCGGTTCCCATGTCGTTGTTGTAGATATAGGCTTTCATTTGCACTAAGTCTACAATTCCCCGGAAGTTTTCTTCACTGCCGATCGGGATTTGGATGGGTACGGCGTTCGCTCTCATTCGATCGCGAATTTGGGCGTAGACTTTGTAGAAGTTTGCGCCCATCCGATCCATTTTGTTGACGAACACGATCCTCGGTACTTTGTACCGATCGGCTTGTCGCCAAACTGTCTCGGATTGCGGCTGCACTCCCCCTACCGAGCAGAACACTGCGATCACTCCGTCGAGCACTCGCATCGAGCGTTCGACTTCGATCGTGAAGTCTACGTGTCCGGGAGTGTCGATGATGTTGATTTTGTAATCTTTCCAACTGGTGGTGATAGCAGCGGCAGTAATCGTAATTCCCCGCTCCCGCTCTTGCTCCATCCAGTCAGTGACTGCTGTTCCCTCGTGCACTTCACCCATTTTGTGAACCATGCCTGAATAGAACAGAATTCTTTCAGTTGTTGTTGTTTTGCCCGCGTCTATGTGGGCTGCGATGCCGATGTTGCGAGTTTTTTCTAGCGGGACGGTACGTGCCACAGCTACCTCCTTAATCTTGTGTTGCTGTTATAATACTACTATACTACACAGTAACCCTATTTTGCACTCCCCAGCGACTTACAAAAGTCTCTGGAGCTTATTGTTACATTTTAATATTTTTTGCAAGATTTGTTTACAAAAATATTAAGGATGCGACATGGAGGATTTAGAGAGTGCGTGAATTTTGAGTGCGTCAATTTTGATTTTGGGAGTTTTGAGTTTGCTTCACGAATCGCAACTGCGCCAAGAGAAGCAATCTCAACACTCAAAACTTACACTTTCCAATTTCTCACCCGATGCTTTTATACCGCACGATCGCGCTCTTCTCCATGCCCGATTTTGCAGTTAGTACCGGTAGTGAGCAAAAGCCTTGTTAGCTTCGGCCATGCGGTGTGTTTCTTCGCGCTTGCGAATAGCACTGCCTGTTTCGTTAGCTGCATCCATCAGTTCGTTGGCTAGCTTGGCGGCCATCGAGCGGCCGGTGCGGGCGCGGGCAAATCTGATCAGCCAGCGGAGGGCGAGGGTGGTACCGCGATCGGAACGCACTTCCATCGGCACTTGGTAGGTAGCGCCACCTACCCGGCGGGCTTTGACTTCGACCAGAGGTGTCGCGTTTTTGACTGCTTTTTCAAACAAGTCTAACGGTTCAGCCCCTGTCCGTTCTTGGATGGTTTTGAGGGCGTCGTAGACGATGCTGGAGGCAACGGATTTTTTGCCGTGCTGCATGATCCGTCTCACCATCATGCTTACCAACCGGCTGTTGTAGGTTGGATCTGGTGGAACTGGACGTTTTTGAATAACTGTGCGGCGAGACATAGTTCTACTTGGGATTTTTGATTTTGAATGACTGAGTTTGGGGTTTTGGGATCACATCTCGATTTATGACGATCGAGCGTGCAATTGAGCGGCGCGATCGGATTTATTTTTGCTTCCCAACCCCGACGAGCGGACGAGTTCCGTGTTATTTTTTCTCTTTAGGACGCTTGGCCCCGTATTTGGAACGACCCTGCTTGCGGTCTTTCACCCCAGCGGTGTCTAATGTACCCCGAATGATGTGGTATCTAACTCCGGGCAAATCTTTTACCCGACCGCCCCGGATCATTACTACCGAGTGTTCTTGCAAGTTGTGACCGATCCCAGGGATGTAGGCGGTCACTTCAAAACCAGAGGTCAGCCGTACCCGAGCCACCTTCCGCAGCGCCGAGTTAGGTTTTTTCGGGGTGGTCGTGTACACTCTGGTGCAAACTCCGCGGCGCTGGGGGCAACTCTTGAGAGCTGGCGATTTGGTTTTTTTCTGCGTTTGTTCCCGTGCTGAACGGATGAGTTGCTGAATAGTGGGCATGAGTTACGGCATTTCTAGCTTTTTGCTGAATATAGTGATTTGGCTGTATCCGCACTGAAAGTCCCTTCCCCTCTGGGGGGACGGGATGAATGAAAATAGTTATGGGTAAGTGAGGATACCAGACTCTGTATTGTACACGACGCGAGTTTCTTTGGCAAGAAATTTGCGCGACCCGCGCTCAAACTTCCTTTCTTGCTGCCAGTTGTCCGGGGGCGATCGCAACGGGCGAATGGTATGTGACATCCTATAATTTAGGCGCAACTATGATGATTGTCACAGCCGTCAGAAAAATTTATGACGATCGCCATATCGCGCTTTTTCGATCGAATTACCATTGTTTAGGAGAGGCGCATTAACTCCAGCCTGCGATCGCATCACAGTCTATAGCCGATCTACATCACATAAAGTTATCTAAAATTGCCGGATAATAAGAAATCTACATTGAGTTGACGGCAGATGACAACCAAAGCTTATATTCCTGAATATAAAATTTCCGAACTTTACTTGAACATTTGGAAATCCGGTAAGATCGATCGGACTGTGTTCCAACAAATTCAATACGCAATTAATTCTCACAGTTTAAAAAGTTCAGAGGAGCGAAAAATTGTCAGCAGGCTGCTGTATGCAGTACGGCGGGGATGGGTGTCAGTGATGGACTGAGTTACTTGGAAATTTTGAGTCATGGCGAGAGATTGCTGCGTGACTCCCCGGGCGTAGCTGCGTCAATGAGTTTTGAGATTGCCACCCACCTGCCACCCACAGAGCACAACCCACAGGGGGTGCATGAGTTGTAAGCTAAAATATCCTCCATAAAATGAGAGGACTCCCCAATAGATGCACCGCTCTTAAAAGTAAATATTAAGGTAAAAGGACAGGGTATGTTTAATTCTACAGAACTGCTGATTGAGGCTTTCATAGAACAACTTCAGAACGGTTACAGCCGCACTTATGGAGGCTACAAATCAGACTATGCTGACATTATTGCCTGGGTGGGGGCAATGGCGTTAGAAAACATTGCCAACAGCGACGCTCTTTATCACAATGTAGAACACGCCATTTGCATTAGCTTAGTCGGTCAAGAAATCTTGCGGGGAAAACACATTCGCAAGGGCGGAGTTTCCTGCGAAGATTGGCTGCACTTCATCATTTCTTTGCTGTGTCAAGACATCGGATATGTCAAAGGAGTTTGCCGGCAAGACCAAGAATCAGAAGGATTGTATGCTACGGGAAAAGATGGCATGAGAATTGCACTTGCTCCCGGTGCAACCGCGGCTAGCTTAGCTCCTTACCGAGTTGACAGAGCTAAATTGTTCATTGACGAGCGCTTCGGCAACCACAAGCTAATTAATG of Oscillatoria nigro-viridis PCC 7112 contains these proteins:
- a CDS encoding DUF1997 domain-containing protein codes for the protein MYTRFNASQFVELAVPEERVPIQHYLRQPRRLVNALVDRSRTQQLSDDCFRLKMRPLQFMMLSIQPTVDMRVWAQADGTINLESVACEIRGVGYINDRFALNLKGKLCVHQSSGVAYLKGKADLEVQVELPPPFWLTPKPILETTGNALLKSVLLSVKQRLMYQLLLDYRRWASSESELISIALPPILSLEG
- the pheA gene encoding prephenate dehydratase; this encodes MKISLAQPSKRIAHLGPVGTNAETAALAYVNWLSLETNLECTLCPYSTISQALEASAVGQVDYSVVPVENSIEGSVTVTLDTLWRLDQLRIQHALVLPISHALVSKAKNFNEIHKVYSHPQALAQCQVWLGQFIPSAQLIPANSTTEALQYLEDRNVAAISSPRAAELYHLPVLAQPINDYPDNYTRFWVLSRSFGEIANVEPGERSSLKSITQSASKLILDASPSNCTHTSLAFSVPANRPGALVKPLQVFASRGINLSRIESRPTKRSLGEYIFFMDVEANACEAFVRSALEELKNHTETLKIFGCYSLLSVV
- a CDS encoding pentapeptide repeat-containing protein; translation: MNADELLKRYAAGERNFHETNLKEASLREAFLIHINLACANLQEINFSMANLKEANLIGAKLKHACLVMTNLNGANLMDADLTFARLTGSDLIEANLEKANLSDTKMIGVNLSGASLYAANLMEANLLDACLENANLEKANLTEAKLRGASLIEANLRNAFLCESNLEGADLRGADLRGANLSGAFLCGANLEGAKRDQKTIFSGTIHFCVRQV
- a CDS encoding PspA/IM30 family protein, coding for MLVLENHDQPKPYDAVRGGQLPPPVGGVVLGGLAGVKHRLSSSVSEHRIAALRETLNYGDAGLKIVIKICQSETGPVQRAACDLLRQKLNSIAREKLQAFVASSSDSEAELDSAEKILKHSSGAVSEKNYDRQMSEAQLIFETITQQMQPNLLLLEALVASVEREEFTSELMNLWELLILEIQEPLKELRQAVGSAISAQLRIQWLYNQAESQANQWQQRALLALQTQDENSVRLAAVRKQVQFDRAAELKIDLDYQTVRVENLNRNLLALESKIAQANSKKEILKMQLHFAKVQQQIDFTFSQVNSIFFSP
- a CDS encoding LON peptidase substrate-binding domain-containing protein, with the protein product MASSSSVAVRELPLFPLPEVVLFPGRPLPLQIFEFRYRIMMNTILEGDRRFGVLMWDPNQNKVSAVGCCAEVIHCQRLPDDRMKIMTLGQQRFRVLDAVREKPYLVGLVEWIEDAPPQQDLRPLGKDVEQLLRDVVRLSSKLMDQPIDLPEDIPSLPTELSYWVASYLYGAATEQQTLLELQDTAARLERETEILTSTRNHLAARTVLKDTLK
- the rpsJ gene encoding 30S ribosomal protein S10, which gives rise to MAAIQQQKIRIRLKAFDRRILDASCEKIVDTANRTAATAIGPIPLPTKRRIYCLLRSPHVDKDSREHFETRTHRRIIDIHQPSAKTIDALMKLDLPAGVDIEVKL
- the tuf gene encoding elongation factor Tu, which codes for MARAKFERNKPHVNIGTIGHVDHGKTTLTAAITMTLSALGQAKAKKYDEIDAAPEEKARGITINTAHVEYETATRHYAHVDCPGHADYVKNMITGAAQMDGGILVVSAADGPMPQTREHILLAKQVGVPSLVVFLNKEDMVDDAELLELVELEVRELLSSYDFPGDDIPIVTGSGLQALEAMIANPKIQKGENPWVDKIYKLMEEVDSYIPTPEREVDKPFLMAVEDVFSITGRGTVATGRIERGTIKVGENVELVGLKDTRSTTVTGVEMFTKSLEEGIAGDNVGLLLRGILKTDIERGMVIAKPKSIMPHTQFESEVYILKKEEGGRHTPFFSGYRPQFYVRTTDVTGTIAQFTADDGSEAEMVMPGDRIKMTVELIHPIAIEQGMRFAIREGGRTVGAGVVSKILK
- the fusA gene encoding elongation factor G → MARTVPLEKTRNIGIAAHIDAGKTTTTERILFYSGMVHKMGEVHEGTAVTDWMEQERERGITITAAAITTSWKDYKINIIDTPGHVDFTIEVERSMRVLDGVIAVFCSVGGVQPQSETVWRQADRYKVPRIVFVNKMDRMGANFYKVYAQIRDRMRANAVPIQIPIGSEENFRGIVDLVQMKAYIYNNDMGTDIEEVEIPDEVKELAAEYRTKLIESVAETNDALTEKYLEGEELTEDEIRLALRHGTVEGTIVPMLCGSAFKNKGVQLLLDAVIDYLPSPLEVPPIQGLLPNGDTAERFADDSAPLSALAFKIMADPYGRLTFVRVYSGILKKGTYVLNSTKDKKERVSRLIVLKADDRIEVEELRAGDLGAALGLKDTFTGDTLCEEGAPVILESLFIPEPVISVAVEPKTKQDMEKLSKALQSLSEEDPTFRVNVDPETNQTVIAGMGELHLEILVDRMLREFKVEANVGQPQVAYRETIRKSVRAEGKFIRQSGGKGQYGHVVIELEPTEVGSGFEFVSKIVGGTVPKEYIGPAEQGMKEACESGIVAGYPVIDLKATMVDGSFHDVDSSEMAFKIAGSMAIKEAVMKASPVLLEPMMKVEVEVPEDYIGNVIGDLNSRRGQIEGQETDQGIAKVSVKVPLAEMFGYATDIRSKTQGRGIFTMEFSHYEEVPRNVAEAIIAKNKGN
- the rpsG gene encoding 30S ribosomal protein S7, which produces MSRRTVIQKRPVPPDPTYNSRLVSMMVRRIMQHGKKSVASSIVYDALKTIQERTGAEPLDLFEKAVKNATPLVEVKARRVGGATYQVPMEVRSDRGTTLALRWLIRFARARTGRSMAAKLANELMDAANETGSAIRKREETHRMAEANKAFAHYRY
- the rpsL gene encoding 30S ribosomal protein S12 encodes the protein MPTIQQLIRSAREQTQKKTKSPALKSCPQRRGVCTRVYTTTPKKPNSALRKVARVRLTSGFEVTAYIPGIGHNLQEHSVVMIRGGRVKDLPGVRYHIIRGTLDTAGVKDRKQGRSKYGAKRPKEKK
- a CDS encoding Npun_R2479 family HD domain-containing metalloprotein — translated: MFNSTELLIEAFIEQLQNGYSRTYGGYKSDYADIIAWVGAMALENIANSDALYHNVEHAICISLVGQEILRGKHIRKGGVSCEDWLHFIISLLCQDIGYVKGVCRQDQESEGLYATGKDGMRIALAPGATAASLAPYRVDRAKLFIDERFGNHKLINAEIIKQNIEQTRFSVLDGNTDDDAVNYSSLVRGADLIGQLSNPQYLQKIGALFYELEESGATKVLGYRHPGDLLQSYSKFYWSGIYPHISESLGYLQLTQEGKQIVASLYANIFRMEHQRGDSEVA